One stretch of Halapricum desulfuricans DNA includes these proteins:
- a CDS encoding MBL fold metallo-hydrolase, producing MDVYNVTADAETFTANAYLAVGERSTLVDAGAMEGVVDVVASRTDGLDAVVLTHQHGDHVAELDAVVEAFEPDVYAYADHPLRTHAIADGDTVTVGDEDCKVVYTPGHADDHVSLVGPASLFSGDVVVHDDGAFEYGSFGRTDRPGQSRERLIESIRHLLDRLPESVEHMYAGHGSVFHGDVRDVVETALERAEKREPKYPE from the coding sequence ATGGACGTGTACAACGTCACGGCCGACGCGGAGACGTTCACCGCCAACGCGTATCTGGCCGTCGGCGAGCGGTCGACGCTGGTCGACGCGGGCGCGATGGAGGGTGTCGTCGACGTCGTCGCCTCCCGCACGGACGGACTCGACGCTGTCGTCCTCACCCATCAGCACGGCGATCACGTCGCCGAACTCGACGCCGTCGTCGAGGCGTTCGAGCCCGACGTCTACGCCTACGCCGACCACCCGCTCCGGACGCACGCGATCGCGGACGGCGACACCGTGACCGTCGGCGACGAGGACTGCAAGGTCGTCTACACGCCGGGTCACGCCGACGATCACGTCTCGCTGGTCGGCCCGGCCTCGCTGTTCAGCGGCGACGTCGTCGTCCACGACGACGGTGCCTTCGAGTACGGGAGTTTCGGCCGGACCGACCGGCCCGGCCAGTCCCGCGAACGCCTGATCGAGAGCATCCGTCACCTGCTGGATCGGCTCCCGGAAAGCGTCGAGCACATGTACGCCGGCCACGGGTCGGTCTTTCACGGCGACGTCCGCGACGTCGTCGAGACCGCGCTCGAACGGGCCGAGAAACGCGAACCGAAGTATCCGGAGTGA
- a CDS encoding NAD-dependent epimerase/dehydratase family protein, producing MSIIVTGGDGYLGWPAALRIADRTDDRVVLVDNFARREWVEEIGSVSAVPIASIDERLDAAEEVLGLSNLSFVEGDLTEKSFVDQLLAVHEPETIVHAAAQPSAPYSQINGERANYTQHNNMQATRNLLWGLEEQDMTDTHFIETTTTGVYGAPEFPIPEGGATMENQGERDEVPFPAMAGSWYHLTKSHDAANLRLANSQFDIPISDVRTSIIYGTEVEETRQDPRLKTRFDFDYYFGVVAHRFAAQAVAGYPVTIYGKGEQRKPFGSLEDAVEGLARLAVMDPDEREDDHVVYNQVTRAISIVEVGETIAEVAREHDLDVEVEHFENPRDEDETHQMEIENDRYLDLIDGQDVTFREGVEDVFETLTDYEGRIESHEDRFLPGVLEPDE from the coding sequence ATGTCGATCATCGTCACCGGCGGCGACGGCTACCTTGGGTGGCCGGCCGCCCTGCGTATCGCGGACCGAACCGACGACCGCGTCGTCCTCGTGGACAACTTCGCCCGACGGGAGTGGGTCGAGGAGATCGGATCGGTCAGCGCCGTACCGATCGCCTCGATCGACGAGCGCCTCGACGCGGCCGAGGAGGTCCTCGGGCTGAGCAACCTCTCCTTCGTCGAGGGCGATCTCACCGAGAAGTCCTTCGTCGACCAGTTGCTCGCGGTTCACGAACCCGAGACGATCGTCCACGCCGCCGCCCAGCCCTCCGCGCCCTACAGCCAGATCAACGGCGAGCGGGCCAACTACACCCAGCACAACAACATGCAGGCGACGCGCAACCTGCTGTGGGGGCTCGAAGAGCAGGACATGACCGACACCCACTTCATCGAGACGACGACCACGGGCGTCTACGGGGCCCCCGAGTTCCCCATTCCCGAGGGCGGCGCGACAATGGAGAACCAGGGCGAGCGCGACGAGGTGCCGTTCCCGGCGATGGCCGGCTCGTGGTATCACCTCACGAAGAGCCACGACGCCGCGAACCTGCGGCTGGCCAACTCGCAGTTCGACATTCCGATCAGCGACGTCCGGACCTCGATCATCTACGGGACCGAGGTCGAGGAGACCCGACAGGACCCCCGACTGAAGACCCGCTTCGACTTCGATTACTACTTCGGCGTCGTCGCCCACCGCTTCGCCGCCCAGGCCGTCGCGGGCTATCCCGTCACGATCTACGGCAAGGGCGAGCAGCGCAAGCCGTTCGGCAGCCTCGAGGACGCCGTCGAGGGGCTCGCGCGACTGGCCGTGATGGATCCCGACGAGCGAGAGGACGACCACGTCGTCTACAACCAGGTGACCCGGGCCATTTCCATCGTCGAGGTCGGCGAGACCATCGCGGAGGTCGCCCGCGAGCACGATCTCGACGTCGAGGTCGAGCACTTCGAGAACCCGCGCGACGAGGACGAGACCCACCAGATGGAGATCGAGAACGATCGCTATCTCGATCTCATCGACGGGCAGGACGTCACCTTCCGGGAGGGCGTCGAGGACGTCTTCGAGACGCTGACGGACTACGAGGGCCGCATCGAGTCCCACGAGGACCGGTTCCTGCCGGGCGTGCTCGAACCCGACGAGTAA
- a CDS encoding NAD-dependent epimerase/dehydratase family protein produces the protein MHVLVTGGCGYIGSALLPLLQDDPDVEGVTVLDSLANGSPRNLLEAELGDGLAFRRGDVREYGDVESAMRGADTVVHLAAITGASSTHDRREETFAVNRDGTTNVLTAAAKLGVENVVFASSCNNYGRTTETDIDEGTAMDPLNPYAETKVASERELAERAEEGGFDATALRMATNFGYAPGVRFNLVVNLFVFRALTDRPLTVYGDGTNWRPFIHVRDAARAFKHAAVSPGDWPRQVYNVGSNEGNYRISEIAEVVSEEVGDVDITYLEDEHPGPSYHVNFDRVAETGFETEWTLREGVRDLAATLTERQR, from the coding sequence ATGCACGTACTCGTCACCGGCGGCTGTGGCTACATCGGCAGCGCGCTGTTGCCCCTGCTGCAGGACGACCCGGACGTCGAGGGAGTCACGGTGCTGGACTCGCTGGCCAACGGGTCGCCGCGCAACCTGCTGGAGGCCGAACTCGGCGACGGCCTGGCGTTTCGCCGGGGCGATGTCCGGGAATACGGCGACGTCGAGAGCGCGATGCGCGGGGCGGACACGGTCGTCCATCTGGCGGCGATCACCGGCGCGTCGAGTACACACGACCGCCGCGAGGAGACCTTCGCTGTTAACCGCGACGGGACGACGAACGTGCTCACCGCCGCGGCGAAACTCGGCGTCGAGAACGTCGTCTTCGCCTCCTCGTGTAACAACTACGGTCGGACGACCGAGACGGACATCGACGAGGGGACGGCGATGGACCCGCTGAATCCCTACGCCGAGACCAAGGTCGCCTCGGAGCGCGAGTTGGCCGAGCGAGCCGAGGAGGGCGGGTTCGACGCGACGGCCCTGCGGATGGCCACGAACTTCGGGTACGCGCCCGGGGTGCGGTTCAACCTCGTCGTCAACCTGTTCGTCTTCCGCGCGCTGACCGATCGCCCGCTGACGGTGTACGGCGACGGGACCAACTGGCGCCCCTTCATCCACGTCCGGGACGCCGCCCGGGCGTTCAAACACGCCGCGGTCTCGCCCGGCGACTGGCCCCGGCAGGTGTACAACGTCGGCTCGAACGAGGGCAACTACCGGATCAGCGAGATCGCCGAGGTCGTCAGCGAGGAAGTCGGTGACGTCGATATCACGTATCTCGAGGACGAACACCCCGGCCCGTCCTATCACGTCAACTTCGACCGCGTGGCTGAGACCGGATTCGAGACCGAGTGGACGCTTCGCGAGGGGGTTCGTGACCTCGCGGCGACGCTGACGGAACGACAGCGATAA
- a CDS encoding CheF family chemotaxis protein yields MPSVLADFTGRFSVAGSDRDGPVEGRILLGEERLVLAAGETDRETIPLTEVFDVASGNEAALIDPMAGTPLTVAYRNDSSRTTAVVAGGEATIEKFTTVLFKALLNGTAVRVKHPAKVGGRVLETAFVGGLLSLRSGGVVFDTEDGPVTVPLSSIVDFDRREESVDGRRRPVVAVAHVDSGQALTTVAATETSRELSLLGRYLRRTYEDVLASLRDLSLSERETETLAALYSTGDADVSLSSVVDADARTVKRILHALHEKGLVESGEHNPVLTAKGQIVVNQYLERVNE; encoded by the coding sequence ATGCCGTCGGTCCTCGCGGATTTCACTGGCCGGTTCAGCGTCGCCGGGTCCGACCGTGACGGCCCCGTCGAGGGGCGGATCCTCCTCGGCGAGGAGCGGCTCGTGCTGGCGGCCGGTGAAACCGACCGGGAGACGATCCCGCTGACCGAGGTCTTCGACGTCGCGAGCGGCAACGAGGCCGCGCTGATCGATCCGATGGCGGGGACACCGCTGACGGTCGCCTACCGGAACGATTCGAGCCGGACGACCGCCGTCGTGGCCGGCGGGGAGGCGACCATCGAGAAGTTCACCACGGTCCTGTTCAAGGCGCTGCTCAACGGGACCGCAGTGCGGGTCAAACACCCCGCGAAAGTCGGGGGTCGCGTCCTCGAGACGGCGTTCGTCGGTGGCCTCCTCTCGCTGCGGTCGGGCGGCGTCGTCTTCGACACCGAGGACGGGCCAGTCACGGTCCCGCTCTCGTCGATCGTCGATTTCGACCGCAGGGAAGAGTCCGTCGACGGCCGCCGGCGGCCGGTCGTGGCCGTCGCCCACGTCGACAGCGGGCAGGCACTGACGACCGTCGCCGCGACCGAGACCTCGCGGGAACTGTCGCTGCTCGGGCGGTATCTCCGCCGGACCTACGAGGACGTGCTGGCGTCGCTGCGGGACCTCTCGCTGAGCGAACGCGAGACCGAGACGCTCGCCGCGCTGTACTCGACCGGCGACGCAGACGTCTCGCTGTCGAGCGTCGTCGATGCCGACGCCCGGACCGTCAAACGCATTCTGCACGCGCTCCACGAGAAGGGGCTCGTCGAGTCGGGCGAACACAATCCCGTCCTGACCGCCAAGGGACAGATCGTCGTCAACCAGTATCTCGAACGCGTCAACGAGTAG
- the dapA gene encoding 4-hydroxy-tetrahydrodipicolinate synthase: MTTQLFEGVYPAMVTPFETDGRIDFEQLRADARRLEAAGVDGLVPVGSTGESATLSHDEHVEVIEAVVDAVEDVPVIAGTGSNNTREALELSRRAADAGADALLLISPYYNKPEQDGLLEHYRTLADEVELPQIVYNVPSRTGRNVDPDTAVELASHPNIAGFKAASGDVGQISEIIERTRDEEFAVLSGDDGMTLPLLSIGADGCISVVANVEPERTCAMVGSALAGDYERARRLHHELGPLTRQLFVETNPIPIKEAMHVRGHGTPQLRSPLTRLSESHRETLEAELRRLAEADIEDRGGTR, encoded by the coding sequence ATGACGACACAGCTCTTCGAGGGCGTCTACCCCGCGATGGTGACGCCCTTCGAGACGGACGGGCGCATCGACTTCGAACAGCTCCGGGCGGACGCCCGGCGACTGGAAGCGGCGGGCGTCGACGGGCTCGTCCCCGTCGGCTCGACCGGCGAATCGGCGACGCTGTCCCACGACGAACACGTCGAGGTCATCGAGGCCGTCGTCGACGCCGTCGAGGACGTCCCCGTGATTGCTGGCACCGGATCGAACAACACCCGAGAGGCGCTGGAACTCTCCCGGCGGGCCGCCGACGCGGGAGCGGACGCCCTGCTGCTCATCTCGCCGTACTACAACAAGCCCGAACAGGACGGACTGCTCGAGCACTACCGGACGCTGGCCGACGAGGTGGAGCTCCCCCAGATCGTCTACAACGTCCCCTCGCGGACGGGCCGCAACGTCGACCCCGACACGGCGGTCGAACTGGCGAGCCATCCGAATATCGCGGGCTTCAAGGCCGCGAGCGGCGACGTCGGCCAGATCAGCGAGATCATCGAGCGCACCCGCGACGAGGAGTTCGCGGTGCTGTCGGGCGACGACGGCATGACGCTGCCGCTGCTGTCGATCGGGGCCGACGGCTGCATCTCCGTGGTCGCCAACGTCGAACCCGAGCGGACCTGCGCGATGGTCGGCTCGGCGCTGGCCGGCGACTACGAGCGCGCGCGACGCCTGCATCACGAACTCGGGCCGCTGACCCGACAGCTCTTCGTCGAGACCAACCCGATCCCGATCAAGGAAGCGATGCACGTCCGCGGGCACGGGACGCCGCAGCTCCGGTCGCCGCTGACGCGCCTCTCCGAGTCCCATCGCGAGACACTGGAAGCCGAACTCCGTCGACTTGCCGAGGCCGATATCGAGGACAGGGGGGGTACACGATGA
- a CDS encoding NAD-dependent epimerase/dehydratase family protein — MTDESTTDGFHVAVTGGAGYIGSRVLDRLQETHPDWTVTAIDNFYRGDVRRVGDVEVQHVDIRERERLEAALEGADVVLHLAAISGVDDCRENADLAQAVNVEGTANVAWFCRKTGAALTFPFSMAVLGDPGQFPITIDQPRDPMNWYGRTKVLGERLIETYADGAFPAHLFMKSNLYGDHRVGDRIVSKGTVINFFLGRAMAGEPLTVYEPGTQARNYIHVKDVARAYVRSAERFEEQLAAGETGVEKYEIASGQDPSVMSVAERVREIAGEYGIDVDVELVENPRAGEETLVEQFEVDTTSAHETLGWETRHSIEDAVRELFERRADA; from the coding sequence ATGACCGACGAATCTACGACGGACGGGTTTCACGTCGCGGTGACGGGCGGCGCGGGGTATATCGGCAGTCGCGTACTCGACCGACTCCAGGAGACACACCCCGACTGGACCGTCACCGCCATCGACAACTTCTATCGCGGCGACGTCCGGCGGGTCGGCGACGTCGAGGTCCAGCACGTCGACATCCGCGAGCGCGAGCGCCTCGAAGCCGCGCTGGAGGGTGCGGACGTCGTGCTCCATCTGGCCGCGATCAGCGGCGTCGACGACTGTCGGGAGAACGCCGACCTCGCGCAGGCGGTCAACGTCGAGGGGACCGCGAACGTCGCCTGGTTCTGCCGGAAGACCGGTGCCGCGCTGACGTTCCCGTTCAGCATGGCCGTGCTGGGCGATCCCGGACAGTTCCCGATCACGATCGACCAGCCACGCGACCCGATGAACTGGTACGGCCGGACGAAGGTGCTGGGCGAGCGCCTGATCGAGACCTACGCCGACGGCGCGTTCCCGGCACATCTGTTCATGAAATCGAACCTCTACGGCGATCACCGCGTCGGCGATCGGATCGTCTCGAAGGGAACGGTGATCAATTTCTTCCTCGGTCGCGCGATGGCCGGCGAGCCCCTGACCGTCTACGAGCCGGGCACGCAGGCCCGCAACTACATCCACGTCAAGGACGTCGCCCGCGCCTACGTCCGAAGCGCCGAGCGATTCGAGGAGCAACTCGCGGCGGGCGAGACCGGCGTCGAAAAATACGAGATCGCCAGCGGTCAGGACCCGAGCGTGATGTCCGTCGCCGAGCGCGTCCGGGAGATCGCCGGCGAGTACGGGATCGACGTCGACGTCGAACTCGTCGAGAACCCCCGGGCGGGCGAGGAAACGCTGGTCGAACAGTTCGAAGTCGATACCACCAGTGCCCACGAGACGCTGGGCTGGGAGACCCGCCACTCGATCGAAGACGCCGTCCGCGAACTGTTCGAACGACGCGCGGACGCCTAG